The sequence AGGGATAGCAGGCGGATCGCGATTGTTCCACAAGCGACGTTACGATGTCGCTTTCAGACCGTGCCGAATGCTGAAAATTCAGGCGAACAGCTCGTGACACAGCTCCAGCGCGTCAACCAGCGCATCCACCTCGGCCGTGGTGTTGTACATGCCGAAACTCGCGCGACAGGTGGCGTTCACGCCCATATGCTCCATCAGCGGGCCGGCGCAATGCTGCCCCGCCCGTACCGCGATGCCGCGCTTGTCCAGCACGGTCGAGATGTCATGCGGGTGCCCAGCCCCGTCGATGGTGAACGAGAAAATCGCCCCCTTGGACGCGGATTTCCCCTGCACTTGCAGCCAGTTCAGCCCATCCAGACGTTGGCGCGCGTACTGTGTCAGGTGGCGTTCATGGGCGGCGATGTTCTCCATCCCCACGCCCATCATGTACTCCAGCGCGACGCCCAGACCGATCTGTTGCACGATGCCCGGTGTGCCGGCCTCGAACTTCATCGGGGGGTCGTTATAGACGACCGCGTCCTTGCTGACCTCGCGGATCATGTCGCCGCCGCCGATGAAGGGGCGCATCTCATCCATCACCTCGGCCCGGATGTGGATGGCGCCCGATCCCGACGGCCCGTAAAGCTTGTGGCCGGTGATCGCGTAGAAATCCGCACCAAGCGCATCAAGGTCCACCGGCATGTGGACCGCGGCCTGAGAGCCGTCGATCAGCACGCGGATGCCACGGGCAGTGGGCCGCGTCGATCACCGGTTTCACGTCGAACACCGTGCCCAGCACATTCGACATATGCGACAGGGCCACCAACCGCGTGCGCGGGCCCATGGCGTCGATCACCGCCTGCGGGTCGAGATCGCCATTGGCGTCCACATCCACCCATTTCAGGATTACGCCCTGCCGCTCGCGCAGGAAGTGCCACGGCACGATATTGGCGTGATGTTCGGCCACGCTCAGGATGATCTCGTCACCCGCCTGCAGATGCGGCATGGCCCATCCATAGGCGACCAGGTTGATCCCCTCGGTCGTGCCCGAGGTGAAAACGATCTCGTCCTCGTCCCCGACGCCCAGAAAGCGCGCGATGGTGCCGCGCACGCCCTCGTATTTCTCGGTGGCGAGATTCGACAGATAATGCAGCCCGCGATGCACATTGGCATATTCCATCGCATAGGCCTGCGTGATGGCGTCGATGACGACCTGCGGCTTCTGCGCCGAGGCGCCGTTGTCGAGATAGACCAATGGCTTGCCGTTCACCTCGCGCGCGAGGATCGGGAAATCGGCCCGGATGGCGTCGATGTCGTAAGTCATGTCGGTGCTCCGGTCGGAACGGTCGCAAGGCCCAGCATGGTCAGGATCAGGCTGAGCGCGAAGAGGATGGCAAAGCCCGAAAAGACGGTCACGGCAAAGACCATCCCGAGCGAGGTGAAGCCGTGCAGAACGCTCACGAAATTCACCAGCAGCCAGAAGAACAGCATGATCGCCAGGATCGTGATCAGCCCCGCGATCGGCGGAATGACCAGCAGGGCGCCGATTTGCACCAGCTGCAGCAGATTGAAGATGAATTGCAGCCAGACGACCAGCAAGAGGGCCTCCTGAAACTGGCCGGTGCCGCCAAAGGCCCGCCCGATCTTGTGCATCGCATGGGCCATGAGAAACAGGAACCCCGCCTGCACCAGACCCAGCGAGATGGCCGAGTTCTGCAGCGGGCCCGTCAACGGCCCGTCGCCCGGCAGACCGGCCAGCAGCGCCACGACCTCGCCCAGCATCAACGAGATCACCACGACGATGGCGAACATCAGCCACAGCGCCTGTGCCGGCGGGGCAAAGGACAGCAGGGTGACGGCCCCCTCGCGCGGGTTGGCCACCGTATCACGTGCCAGCCGCACAAGGCGGCCCAGCCGTTGCAGATCCGTCATGTGGGCGTCTCCGACGCAGGGGCTGTTTCCGCTTCGCGCAGGGTCACACCCCCAGAAGGTAAGGAAAACCACGACCAGAATGCCACCCGTCACCGTTTCGGCCGGCCCCGGCCCGACAAAGCCCGCCACCAGCCCGTAAAGCAGCCAGGCCGGTGTCGCGCAAAGCAGGCTCCAGAAAAGGGCGAGACGCGCGGCGTACCAACTGCCCCGACCGCCGAGCGGGATGGCGATCAGGTGGCTGAGCGCGGCCAGCAGATAGGCAAAGATCGGCATCCAGAGAATCCAAGCAAACAGCGCCCCGCCGATCCGCGCATCCAGCGGCACGGACGGGTCCAGATAGGCCTGCCGCGAGAGGAGCGGCCATTGCGAGACAAAGATCAGCCCGCAGGCCAGCATCAGGAAGAACAGCGCCCTATCCTCCCGCTGGCCCATATCCAGCAGCTTGCGCATGACCTGCCGTGGACGGCGCCATGTGGCCACGATATCGCCCGTCAGGCTCATGCGATCACCCCTGCCGCCGCCGCTCCAGCCAGCTGTCCAGCCGCCCACGAATGTCGTCCTGCAGGCGCTCGTCGTCGATCTCGTCGATCGCCTCGGCCAGAAAGGCCAGCACCAGCAGATCGGCCGCTTGCGCCGCGGGCACGCCGCGCGACCGCAGATAGTAGAGCGCCGTTTCATCCAGCGCCCCGGTGGTCGATCCGTGCGAACACTGCACATCGTCGGCGTAGATTTCAAGCTCGGGCTTGCCCTGGAACGAGCTGTCCTCGTCCAGCAGCAGCGCCTGGCTGATCTGGTAGCCGTCGGTCTTCTGCGCGCCTTCCTTTACCAGGATCTTGCCCTGGAACACCCCTTCGGCACCGTTGCGAAGCACCTTCTTGAAAACCTGCCGGCTTTCGCAGCGCTCGGCGTCGTGGGTGATGAAGACCGTGTCGTCATGGTGAAACGCGCCCGAGGCGCCATCGCCCATCGCCGCGCCCGCGACATGGGCCAGCGAGTCGTCGCCGACCATCTCGACGACATGCTCGTTGCGGGTCATCACGCCATTGGCGGTCAGGGTGAAGGATTTGTAGACCGCCTCGCGCCCGACGCGGGCGAACATATGCGTGGCCGCGCGGCGTTCATGGTCGCGCCCCTGGGCCCGCACATGGTGAAAGGCCGCGCCATCGGCCACCTCGATCTCCATGCATTTGTTGAAACGCGCCGCCGCCGGGCCGGTCTCCAGCACGGTCACATCCGCGCCCTCGTCCACCTTGACGAGGTGATGCAGGATCGCGTCGGAGGTCTCGGCGGCATGCAGATAGACCAGATGGATCGGCCGCGCGACCTTGCCCGTCGCGCGGATCACGACCCCATCCGTGGCAAAGGCGGTGTTGAGTGCCGCAAGGGGGCGCGCCACCGGATCCTGCCCGCGGGTTTCCAGAACGCCGTATTGATCGCGGCTCCAATGGATATCCTTGGCCATCACCTCGGACAGGCGGGCAATCTCGACGCCCTCGAGATCGAGATCATCCGATTGCGCAGCGTCAAAGACGCCATCCACGAACACGATCTTCAGCGCCGCGACCCCGTCGAACAGCGGCGCCTCGTCGCCCGCATCGAACACGGCGGCGCGGTCGGGCTCGGCCTGCGTCAGGCTGTCGGGCCGGGTGAACCGCCAGTATTCGTCCCGCCGGGTCGGCAGGCCCGTGGTACGCACGCGCGCAACGGCCGCCGCACGCGCGTCGCGCGCCCAGTTCGCCTCGCCCTCTGGCATCGACAGGGTGGCCAGCCGCGCCTCGGTCAGATCCTGTTTGACTTGGGCCAGCGCCATTACGCCACCTCCCCAAGGATGTCGGCATAGCCGTTATGCTCGACCTCGAGCGCCAGTTCCGGGCCGCCGGTCTTCACGATGCGGCCGTCTGCCATGATGTGCACGACATCGGGTTTGATATGATCCAGCAGCCGCTGGTAATGCGTGATGACAAGAAACGCGCGGCCCTCGTCGCGCAGCGCGTTCACGCCATCGGCCACCAGTTTCATCGCATCCACGTCAAGGCCCGAGTCGGTCTCGTCCAGGATGCACATGGTCGGCTCGAGGATGGCCATCTGCAGGATTTCATTGCGCTTTTTCTCGCCCCCCGAGAACCCGACATTGACCGGACGCTTGAGCATGTCGGCATCGATCTTGAGGGTCTTGGCCTTTTCGCGCACCAGCTTGAGGAAATCGCCGGCGCTGATCTCGTCTTCGCCGCGTGCCTTGCGCTGCGCGTTAGCGCCGTGCGCAGAAAGGTCATGTTGCCCACGCCGGGGATCTCGACCGGGTACTGGAACGCCAGGAACAGTCCGGCGGCGGCGCGTTCCTCGGGCTCCATCTCGAGGATGTCCTCGCCGTCCAGCGTCGCCGATCCGTCTGTCACCTCGTAGCCGTCGCGGCCCGACATCACGTAGCTGAGCGTCGACTTGCCCGAGCCGTTCGGCCCCATGATGGCGTGCACCTTGCCGGCCTCGACCGTCAGATCGACACCCTTGAGGATCTGCTTGTCCTCTTCTTCGAGTTTAACGTGCAGGTTCTTGATATCGAGCATTTTTTTCTCCTCGCCTGCCGCGGCGTCCTGCGCGGTTGCGGTGTCTGAATATTCGGAGGTCGGCCCTGAGCCTCGGGCCTAGCGTAGTCGGCGTGCGGCCCGGTCGCGGGCAAGCGCCTCGGGGCTGGCGTCACGCTGGCGCGCCGGGTCACCTTGCGGCACGCGCACGACAGCGTGCACGCGTCCCGCGTCAAGGCTCATGTCCATGCTGCGGATCAGGGATTTGACGTGATCGGTGATGGCGCGCTGCGACACGTTAATCCTGCGGAATGCATTTTTCTTCATCGGTGTATCTCCATCGCCTCAAGCCAAAACCACGGCCGTACCGCTGGCCGACACCATCAGCATGTTGTTGATCACTTCGTAATCCAGATCGACGCCGACAACGGCGGTGCCGCCGATGTCGCGGGCGCGATCCTGCATTTCCTGCAAGGCCGTCTCGCGGGCGCGTCCCAGTTCCTGCTCGTAGGCGCCGGACCGGCCGCCGATGATGTCGGTGATCCCGGCAAAGAGATCGCGGAAGACATTGGCGCCGAGAATGGCCTCGCCCACGACGATGCCCTTGTACTCGACGATCTGGCGCCCATCGATGCCGGGCGTGGTGGTGGTGATCATGGTCTCACTCCGTTGACCGCGGGCGGCGGGCGTCAGCCCACCGATCCTTCCAGCGAAATCGCGACAAGCTGCTGCGCTTCCATGGCGAATTCCATCGGCAGCGCCTGCAACACCTCGCGGCAGAACCCGTTTACGACCAGGGCGACGGCCTCTTCCTCGTCCATGCCGCGCTGGCGGCAATAGAACATCTGGTCGTCATCGACCTTGGATGTCGTCGCCTCGTGCTCGACCCGGCTGGTGTTGTTCTTGACCTCGATATAGGGCACCGTGTGGGCCCCGCATTTGTCGCCGATCAGCAGGCTGTCACACTGGGTGTAGTTGCGGCTGTTGCTGGCCTTGGGGTGCATCGACACAAGCCCGCGATAGGTGTTCTGCGCCTTGCCCGCGCTGATCCCCTTGGACACGATGCGCGATTTGGTGTTCTTGCCCAGATGCACCATCTTGGTGCCGGTATCGGCCTGCTGCATGTTGTTGGCGATGGCGATCGAGTAAAACTCGCCCTGGCTGTCATCGCCGCGCAGGATGCAGGACGGGTATTTCCACGTCACCGCCGAGCCGGTTTCAACCTGCGTCCACATCACCTTGGACCGATCGCCGCGGCAATCGGCGCGCTTGGTGACAAAGTTGTAGATGCCGCCCTTGCCGTTCTCGTCGCCCGGATACCAGTTCTGGACGGTCGAATACTTGATCTCGGCATCTTCAAGCGCGACCAGCTCGACCACAGCCGCGTGCAGCTGATGCGTGTCGCGCATCGGCGCGGTGCACCCTTCGAGGTACGAGACATAGCTGCCCTTGTCGGCGATGATCAGCGTGCGCTCGAACTGGCCGGTGTTTTCGGCGTTGATGCGGAAATAGGTGGACAGCTCCATCGGGCAGCGCACGCCCGGCGGCACGTAGACGAACGAGCCATCCGAGAAGACGGCGCTGTTGAGCGTGGCAAAGAAATTGTCCGAGATCGGCACGACCGAGCCGAGGTATTTCTTGACCAGTTCGGGGTGGTCCTTGATCGCCTCGGAGATCGAGCAGAAGATCACGCCTGCCTCGGCCAGTTCCTTCTTGAAGGTGGTCCCCACCGAGACGCTGTCGAACACCGCGTCCACGGCCACCTTGCGGCCCTCGGACGGGGTTTCCTCGGCACCCTCGACACCGGCCAGGATCATCTGTTCCTTCAGCGGGATGCCCAGCTTTTCATAGGTGCGCAGCAGTTCGGGGTCGACCTCGTCCAGCGACTTGGGCTTTTCCGCGAACGACTTGGGCGAGGCGTAATAATACTGGTCCTGGTAGTCGATGGGCGGGTAGTTCACCATCGCCCAGTCGGGCTCGTCCATCTTTTTCCAGCGCTTGAACGCCTGCAGCCGCCAGTCGGTCATCCATTCCGGCTCGCCGTTTTTTTCCGAGATCAGACGCACGATGTCCTCGTTCACGCCCTTGGGAGCGTAATCCATCTCGATCTCGGTTTCCCAACCGTATTTGTACTTGCCACCAAGGGCCTGGACGGCCTCGACCGTTTCCCGCTCGACGCCTTCTTTGACTTCGGTCTCAAGTGCGGTCATGGATACCTCCGATGGGCCGGCGGCACCGGCCGGCCAGCGTTGTTCTTCGTCTCTCGTCGTTGCGGCCCGGACCGCCTCGTTTCCTCAGGGCCGCAGCGGCGACCCTGCCCTGTTCGGCGGCCCGACCGTCATGGCGCCCGGGGCTATCCCGCACGCCGGCGAAAGCGCGCATGCGCCCCCAGCCAGGCCTCGGCAAAGGCCAGAACCTCTGCCTCGGTCGTATCGGGCCCGAGCGAGACGCGGATCGCGCAATCCGCCTCTGCGTCGGTCAGCCCCATCGCGCGCAGAACCGCGCTCGATCTGACTTTGCCCGAGGAACAGGCCGACCCCGCTGAAATCGCGAAACCGGCCAGATCCATCTGCATCACCTGCGTCTCGCCCTTCCATCCCGGCGTGACGATGCACGAGGTGTTGGGCAGACGCGGGCTCTCTTGTCCGACAAAAATAGTCTCTCTTGTCGGAAGGTCCAGAGCACTTTCTAGAATATTTCTAAGTTTGTCCAGCCGCTCGCACAGGCCGTTCTCAAGATCTTGTATGGCGGCCTCGGCCGCACCGCCAAATCCTGCAATGCCGATCAGGTTCTCGGTCCCGCTGCGGCGCCCCATCTCCTGTCCGCCGCCCTTGATCCGGGCCGCGACGTCCAGGCCCCGCCGCAGGATCAGCGCACCGATTCCCTTGGGGCCGCCGATCTTGTGGGCCGAGATCAGGGCCATATCGATGCCCGACCAGTCAAAGGCGAGGGGGATCTTGCCAAAGGCTTGCGTCCAATCGCTGACCGCCAGGCCCGCGGGCAGATCCTGCAGGATGCCGGTTTCGGAATTGGCGGCCTGCAAGGTGCTGCGCGCCGGATCGTCCACCGTGACCCGCCCATTGGCGGCCACCGGCAAATCCTCGGCGATCCAGGCGCGAACGGCGTCATGCTCGATCCCCGCGCCATGCACCCCCCGCCCCGCCAAGGCCAGGGCGGCGGCCTCGGTCGCGCCCGAGACAAAGACGATATCGGCGGACTGCGCCCCGATGGCCTGGGCAATCCGGCTGCGCGCGCGTTCCATCATCGCCTTGGCGGCGCGCCCTTCGGCATGGACCGAACTGGGATTTCCCACGAGGTCCATCGCTTCGAGCATGGCCGCGCGCGCCTGTGGGCGCAGCGGCATGGTCGCGTTATGATCCAGGTAGATGCGGCCCATCTGCGCCGTCCTTCACGACGGCTTGCTGCCGCCCTGCCCCTCATTTAGGAAGCGACGGCCGCCGGTGCCAGACCGGATATGGGCCTAAACGTCGTCCACGACTTCGAAAAGATGCGGCACGGCCGGACATGGGGTCAGGTCGTTGCGCACCACATCCGACAGACGCGTCTGGTGCAGGAACACGTAGACATGGGCGCTCAGCCCCTCCCACAGGCGGTTGGTCATGCTTTGCGCCCGGCTGCCCGACACCCCGCCCGAGGCCCCGGCCCCCTTGTGCATCGCGCTGACCGTTTCATCGACGGCGGCGAAAATGTCGACCGCGCGGATCTCGGC comes from Roseibacterium elongatum DSM 19469 and encodes:
- the sufD gene encoding Fe-S cluster assembly protein SufD, which codes for MALAQVKQDLTEARLATLSMPEGEANWARDARAAAVARVRTTGLPTRRDEYWRFTRPDSLTQAEPDRAAVFDAGDEAPLFDGVAALKIVFVDGVFDAAQSDDLDLEGVEIARLSEVMAKDIHWSRDQYGVLETRGQDPVARPLAALNTAFATDGVVIRATGKVARPIHLVYLHAAETSDAILHHLVKVDEGADVTVLETGPAAARFNKCMEIEVADGAAFHHVRAQGRDHERRAATHMFARVGREAVYKSFTLTANGVMTRNEHVVEMVGDDSLAHVAGAAMGDGASGAFHHDDTVFITHDAERCESRQVFKKVLRNGAEGVFQGKILVKEGAQKTDGYQISQALLLDEDSSFQGKPELEIYADDVQCSHGSTTGALDETALYYLRSRGVPAAQAADLLVLAFLAEAIDEIDDERLQDDIRGRLDSWLERRRQG
- a CDS encoding Fe-S cluster assembly transcriptional regulator IscR — its product is MKLSTKGRYAMVAMVDLALQDPDSLSPLSEISRRQDISLPYLEQLFVKLRRAGLVASVRGPGGGYRLALPPAEIRAVDIFAAVDETVSAMHKGAGASGGVSGSRAQSMTNRLWEGLSAHVYVFLHQTRLSDVVRNDLTPCPAVPHLFEVVDDV
- a CDS encoding heavy metal-binding domain-containing protein — protein: MITTTTPGIDGRQIVEYKGIVVGEAILGANVFRDLFAGITDIIGGRSGAYEQELGRARETALQEMQDRARDIGGTAVVGVDLDYEVINNMLMVSASGTAVVLA
- a CDS encoding Yip1 family protein — translated: MSLTGDIVATWRRPRQVMRKLLDMGQREDRALFFLMLACGLIFVSQWPLLSRQAYLDPSVPLDARIGGALFAWILWMPIFAYLLAALSHLIAIPLGGRGSWYAARLALFWSLLCATPAWLLYGLVAGFVGPGPAETVTGGILVVVFLTFWGCDPARSGNSPCVGDAHMTDLQRLGRLVRLARDTVANPREGAVTLLSFAPPAQALWLMFAIVVVISLMLGEVVALLAGLPGDGPLTGPLQNSAISLGLVQAGFLFLMAHAMHKIGRAFGGTGQFQEALLLVVWLQFIFNLLQLVQIGALLVIPPIAGLITILAIMLFFWLLVNFVSVLHGFTSLGMVFAVTVFSGFAILFALSLILTMLGLATVPTGAPT
- a CDS encoding cysteine desulfurase family protein, with translation MGRIYLDHNATMPLRPQARAAMLEAMDLVGNPSSVHAEGRAAKAMMERARSRIAQAIGAQSADIVFVSGATEAAALALAGRGVHGAGIEHDAVRAWIAEDLPVAANGRVTVDDPARSTLQAANSETGILQDLPAGLAVSDWTQAFGKIPLAFDWSGIDMALISAHKIGGPKGIGALILRRGLDVAARIKGGGQEMGRRSGTENLIGIAGFGGAAEAAIQDLENGLCERLDKLRNILESALDLPTRETIFVGQESPRLPNTSCIVTPGWKGETQVMQMDLAGFAISAGSACSSGKVRSSAVLRAMGLTDAEADCAIRVSLGPDTTEAEVLAFAEAWLGAHARFRRRAG
- the sufB gene encoding Fe-S cluster assembly protein SufB, giving the protein MTALETEVKEGVERETVEAVQALGGKYKYGWETEIEMDYAPKGVNEDIVRLISEKNGEPEWMTDWRLQAFKRWKKMDEPDWAMVNYPPIDYQDQYYYASPKSFAEKPKSLDEVDPELLRTYEKLGIPLKEQMILAGVEGAEETPSEGRKVAVDAVFDSVSVGTTFKKELAEAGVIFCSISEAIKDHPELVKKYLGSVVPISDNFFATLNSAVFSDGSFVYVPPGVRCPMELSTYFRINAENTGQFERTLIIADKGSYVSYLEGCTAPMRDTHQLHAAVVELVALEDAEIKYSTVQNWYPGDENGKGGIYNFVTKRADCRGDRSKVMWTQVETGSAVTWKYPSCILRGDDSQGEFYSIAIANNMQQADTGTKMVHLGKNTKSRIVSKGISAGKAQNTYRGLVSMHPKASNSRNYTQCDSLLIGDKCGAHTVPYIEVKNNTSRVEHEATTSKVDDDQMFYCRQRGMDEEEAVALVVNGFCREVLQALPMEFAMEAQQLVAISLEGSVG